A region of Nocardioides alkalitolerans DNA encodes the following proteins:
- a CDS encoding AI-2E family transporter, whose product MDGDRTAGEQVEDGREPTGDPVTKEPDDGEVGELRRRLAALLARRSRDEERQHEEALRRDLRAQLTAQWAAARAERRPVGAAPLPIAAGESNLARAEVPWGLDLAAAWAWRFLVIAAATVVLVYAFWQVRVVTLPLLIALLVASLGHPVVRWGRRIRVPASLSAILVVVGGLGFIALLITFVSQQVIDGMTDLADKVVMGLGEVRTWLKDGPLNASDSQIDGYIKQAQQYLTESGDNQQLVRQVTEVGTTLTHIAAGFFIVLFASFFFLADGPRIWSWCVRLAPKGAREQIDSSGRVAWVSLTQFMRATVIVALVDAVGIMIVALVLDVPLVAAIGVLVFIGAFVPMIGATIAGSVAVLVALVDQGPLVALLMLGGVILVQQIEGHILQPFLMGRFVSVHPLGVIVAIGIGVLVAGVAGALIAVPLAAAVNAVVLHLADETAPPPPTGDDDMGEELGEDPGTVGDFDVVGGRPE is encoded by the coding sequence GTGGACGGGGACAGGACCGCCGGCGAGCAGGTCGAGGACGGGCGGGAGCCGACTGGCGACCCCGTGACGAAGGAGCCGGACGACGGCGAGGTGGGCGAGCTGCGACGTCGTCTCGCGGCGCTGCTCGCACGGCGCAGCCGCGACGAGGAGCGCCAGCACGAGGAGGCGCTGCGTCGCGACCTCCGCGCACAGCTCACCGCGCAGTGGGCGGCCGCCCGCGCCGAGCGACGGCCGGTCGGTGCCGCGCCGCTCCCGATCGCCGCGGGGGAGTCCAACCTCGCCCGCGCCGAGGTGCCGTGGGGCCTCGACCTCGCGGCCGCGTGGGCGTGGCGCTTCCTCGTCATCGCGGCCGCCACCGTGGTGCTGGTCTACGCGTTCTGGCAGGTCCGGGTCGTCACCCTTCCGCTGCTCATCGCCCTGCTCGTCGCCTCGCTCGGCCACCCCGTCGTGCGGTGGGGCCGCCGGATCCGGGTCCCTGCCAGCCTCTCGGCGATCCTCGTGGTCGTCGGCGGCCTCGGCTTCATCGCCCTGCTCATCACCTTCGTGAGCCAGCAGGTGATCGACGGCATGACCGACCTCGCCGACAAGGTCGTCATGGGGCTCGGTGAGGTGCGCACGTGGCTGAAGGACGGGCCGCTCAACGCCTCCGACTCCCAGATCGACGGCTACATCAAGCAGGCCCAGCAGTACCTCACGGAGTCCGGGGACAACCAGCAGCTCGTGCGGCAGGTGACCGAGGTCGGCACGACGCTGACGCACATCGCGGCCGGCTTCTTCATCGTGCTGTTCGCGTCGTTCTTCTTCCTCGCCGACGGCCCGCGCATCTGGTCGTGGTGCGTGCGGCTGGCCCCCAAGGGCGCGCGCGAGCAGATCGACAGCTCGGGCCGGGTCGCGTGGGTGTCGCTGACGCAGTTCATGCGCGCCACCGTCATCGTCGCCCTCGTCGACGCCGTCGGCATCATGATCGTCGCCCTGGTCCTCGACGTGCCGCTCGTGGCCGCGATCGGCGTGCTCGTCTTCATCGGTGCCTTCGTGCCCATGATCGGGGCGACCATCGCCGGCTCCGTGGCCGTGCTCGTCGCCCTGGTGGACCAGGGACCGCTCGTCGCCCTCCTCATGCTGGGCGGCGTCATCCTCGTGCAGCAGATCGAGGGCCACATCCTCCAGCCGTTCCTCATGGGCCGCTTCGTCTCCGTGCACCCGCTCGGCGTCATCGTCGCGATCGGCATCGGCGTGCTCGTCGCCGGCGTGGCCGGCGCCCTCATCGCCGTACCGCTGGCCGCGGCGGTCAACGCCGTCGTGCTGCACCTCGCCGACGAGACCGCGCCACCACCGCCGACCGGTGACGACGACATGGGGGAGGAGCTCGGCGAGGACCCCGGCACCGTCGGCGACTTCGACGTCGTGGGCGGTCGTCCGGAATGA